From the Fusobacterium perfoetens ATCC 29250 genome, one window contains:
- the cbiT gene encoding precorrin-6Y C5,15-methyltransferase (decarboxylating) subunit CbiT codes for MHIKDSEFIRGNVPMTKDEVRAISISKLELAEDSILIDIGAGTGSIGIEGATYLKSGFVYGIEKNIEAVELIEKNLEKFNIKNYKLIYGLAPKDLDFLEENSFDRIFIGGSSNNMENILDFFIKKSKKNSRFVINLITLENLGKVIDLLKEKKLLDIEIINVNISRNKKIGNYNMMIGENPIYIISGRKD; via the coding sequence ATGCATATAAAAGACAGTGAATTTATAAGAGGAAATGTTCCTATGACAAAAGATGAAGTTCGTGCTATTTCTATTTCTAAATTAGAACTTGCTGAAGATTCTATATTAATAGATATTGGAGCAGGTACAGGTAGTATAGGAATTGAAGGAGCTACATATTTAAAAAGTGGTTTCGTTTATGGTATAGAAAAAAATATAGAAGCTGTTGAACTTATTGAAAAAAATTTAGAAAAATTTAATATAAAAAATTACAAATTAATTTATGGTTTAGCTCCAAAAGATTTAGATTTTTTAGAAGAAAATTCTTTTGATAGAATTTTTATAGGTGGAAGTTCTAATAATATGGAAAATATCTTAGATTTTTTTATAAAAAAATCTAAAAAAAATAGTAGATTTGTAATAAATTTAATAACTCTTGAAAATTTAGGAAAAGTTATAGATTTATTAAAAGAAAAAAAATTACTAGATATAGAGATTATAAATGTTAATATATCAAGAAATAAAAAAATAGGAAATTATAATATGATGATTGGAGAAAATCCAATATATATAATAA